One Palaemon carinicauda isolate YSFRI2023 chromosome 4, ASM3689809v2, whole genome shotgun sequence DNA segment encodes these proteins:
- the LOC137639305 gene encoding SCAN domain-containing protein 3-like, with translation MICLRALQTKTAEEVAFHLVDISCDKGAPHILQSDNGREFSNKVVKEVLAMWPECKLVHGKPRYSQSQDSVERENRDVETILACWMKDNATQWSNGLRFVRWQKNRRFHSGIGRTPCEAMYGEKAHLGISTVNIPEEIMEGMETEEQLAEALCLVNEEDQNIEQGRIAESCAINCNSCGQNIPCHPSGQFCSTVNDNVDDPVFCCLCTRNRSIQAERRESKIQQEKQAKIMKDKSVKCFKAVLAGDTVMVSIPLVGRGRAEFANAKAIITETMDGGTYKLGTKHGLLKQVYSRNQFTLCA, from the coding sequence ATGATATGCCTTCGAGCCCTACAGACTAAGACTGCCGAAGAGGTAGCTTTTCACCTGGTTGACATTTCCTGTGATAAAGGAGCCCCTCATATTCTTCAATCTGACAATGGGAGAGAATTTTCAAATAAGGTAGTCAAGGAAGTTCTGGCTATGTGGCCAGAATGTAAGCTAGTTCATGGGAAACCAAGATATTCTCAATCACAGGATTCCGTAGAACGAGAAAACAGAGATGTTGAAACAATACTCGCTTGCTGGATGAAAGATAATGCTACACAATGGTCAAATGGACTACGCTTTGTTCGGTGGCAGAAGAACAGGCGCTTCCATTCTGGAATTGGCAGGACACCTTGTGAAGCCATGTACGGAGAAAAGGCTCATCTTGGTATTTCTACTGTCAACATaccagaagaaataatggaaggcaTGGAGACAGAGGAGCAGCTTGCAGAAGCACTTTGTTTAGTTAATGAAGAAGATCAAAATATAGAACAGGGGAGAATTGCTGAAAGTTGTGCCATAAATTGCAACTCGTGTGGTCAAAACattccatgtcatccttctggtcagttttgttcaactgtaaatgacaatgttgatgacccTGTGTTCTGTTGCCTATGCACtagaaatcgtagcattcaggctgaacgaagggaatcgaaaatacaacaagagaagcaagctaAAATAATGAAGGATAAATCAGTAAAGTGTTTCAAGGCAGTCCTTGCAGGGGACACTGTCATGGTTTCTATTCCACTTGTTGGCCGTGGACGAGCGGAGTTtgcgaatgcaaaggcaattataactgagACAATGGATGGCGGAACTTACAAACTAGGGACAAAACATGGTTTACTTAAACAGGTGTACAGTCGGAATCAGTTCACTTTATGTGCTTAA